From one Streptomyces sp. R41 genomic stretch:
- the murC gene encoding UDP-N-acetylmuramate--L-alanine ligase encodes MAPGLPTAMDRPHFIGIGGAGMSGIAKILAQRGAKVAGSDAKESATAEALRALGATVHIGHAADHLASDATCVVVSSAIRPDNPELARAAELGIPVVHRSDALARLMDELRPIAVAGTHGKTTTTSMLAVSLSTLGLSPSYAIGGDLDAPGSNALHGEGEIFVAEADESDRSFHKYAPEVAIVLNVELDHHANYASMDEIYESFETFVDRVTEGGTLVISADHEGARELTRRVTAADVRVVTYGDAADADVRVLSVVPQGLKSEVTVLLDGSELTFTVSVPGRHYAHNAVAALAAGVALGIPAAELAPALASYTGVKRRLQLKGEQAGVQVIDSYAHHPTEMTADLEAMRAAAGDARILVVFQPHLFSRTQELGKEMGEALSLADASIVLDIYPAREDPIPGVTSELIIDAARAAGADVTPVHDKGEVPSVVAGMAKPGDLVLTMGAGDVTDLGPEILTRLSK; translated from the coding sequence ATGGCACCCGGCCTTCCTACCGCCATGGACCGACCGCACTTCATCGGCATCGGCGGCGCCGGGATGTCGGGCATCGCGAAGATCCTCGCTCAGCGCGGGGCCAAGGTGGCGGGCAGCGACGCGAAAGAGTCCGCGACCGCCGAGGCCCTGCGCGCGCTCGGCGCGACGGTGCACATCGGGCACGCGGCCGACCATCTGGCGTCCGACGCCACCTGCGTCGTGGTCTCCTCCGCGATCCGCCCGGACAACCCGGAGCTGGCCCGCGCCGCGGAGCTCGGCATCCCGGTGGTCCACCGCTCGGACGCCCTCGCTCGGCTGATGGACGAGCTGCGCCCGATCGCTGTCGCCGGCACCCATGGCAAGACGACGACGACGTCGATGCTGGCGGTGTCCCTGTCCACTCTGGGCCTGTCCCCGTCGTACGCGATCGGCGGCGACCTCGACGCCCCCGGTTCGAACGCCCTGCACGGCGAGGGCGAGATCTTCGTCGCCGAGGCCGACGAGTCGGACCGCAGCTTCCACAAGTACGCGCCCGAGGTGGCGATCGTGCTGAACGTGGAACTGGACCACCACGCCAACTACGCGTCCATGGACGAGATCTACGAGTCCTTCGAGACGTTCGTGGACCGCGTCACCGAGGGCGGCACGCTGGTGATCTCGGCGGACCACGAGGGCGCGCGCGAGCTGACACGCCGCGTGACGGCCGCGGACGTCCGTGTGGTGACGTACGGCGACGCGGCGGACGCGGACGTCCGTGTGCTCTCCGTGGTCCCGCAGGGCCTGAAGAGCGAGGTGACGGTACTCCTGGACGGCTCGGAGCTGACCTTCACGGTCTCCGTCCCCGGCCGTCACTACGCGCACAACGCGGTGGCGGCGCTGGCGGCGGGCGTGGCGCTCGGCATCCCGGCGGCCGAGCTGGCACCCGCACTCGCCTCCTACACCGGTGTGAAGCGCCGTCTCCAGCTGAAGGGCGAGCAGGCGGGCGTCCAGGTCATCGACTCCTACGCGCACCACCCGACCGAGATGACGGCCGACCTGGAGGCGATGCGCGCGGCGGCCGGTGACGCCCGCATCCTCGTGGTCTTCCAGCCCCACCTGTTCTCCCGCACCCAGGAGCTGGGCAAGGAGATGGGCGAGGCGCTGTCCCTCGCGGACGCCTCGATCGTCCTGGACATCTACCCGGCCCGTGAGGACCCGATCCCGGGCGTCACCAGCGAGCTGATCATCGACGCGGCACGGGCGGCGGGCGCGGACGTGACGCCGGTCCACGACAAGGGCGAGGTGCCCTCCGTCGTCGCGGGAATGGCGAAGCCCGGTGATCTCGTTCTCACCATGGGCGCGGGTGACGTCACGGACCTCGGACCCGAGATCCTGACCCGCCTGTCGAAGTAG
- the msrB gene encoding peptide-methionine (R)-S-oxide reductase MsrB — protein sequence MSYDIEKPDEQWRAELTPAEYTVLRKAGTEPAFTGEYTDTKTKGVYSCRACGAELFTSNEKFESHCGWPSFFDPKDTDAVELIEDRSHGMMRTEVRCARCGSHLGHVFEGEGYATPTDQRYCINSISLRLAPDET from the coding sequence ATGTCGTACGACATCGAAAAGCCGGACGAGCAGTGGCGCGCGGAGCTGACCCCGGCCGAGTACACGGTCCTTCGCAAGGCGGGCACCGAGCCCGCCTTCACGGGTGAGTACACCGACACCAAGACCAAGGGCGTCTACTCCTGTCGCGCCTGTGGCGCCGAACTCTTCACGTCCAACGAGAAGTTCGAGTCGCACTGCGGCTGGCCGTCCTTCTTCGACCCGAAGGACACCGACGCGGTCGAGCTGATCGAGGACCGGTCGCACGGGATGATGCGGACGGAGGTGCGGTGCGCTCGGTGCGGGTCGCATCTCGGGCATGTGTTCGAGGGTGAGGGGTATGCGACCCCGACCGACCAGCGGTACTGCATCAACTCCATCTCGTTGCGGCTGGCGCCCGACGAGACGTGA
- a CDS encoding carbonic anhydrase — protein MQPLIDHARSFGRRPEEFASLAQGQSPQVLFITCSDSRVVPALITGARPGELFELRTAGNIVPPYTSDRPTSEAATVEYAVDVLGVSEIVVCGHSHCGAVGALVRGEDLTAVPAVRDWLAQAEPPSDSPDDDPAVADAVQNHVLAQLLRLREYPCVQRAMAAGQLRLHGWYYEVHTGAVRAHAPDTDSFEAL, from the coding sequence ATGCAGCCCCTCATCGACCATGCCCGCTCGTTCGGCCGGCGGCCCGAGGAATTCGCCTCGCTCGCCCAAGGCCAGTCCCCACAGGTCCTGTTCATCACCTGCTCCGACTCCCGGGTCGTCCCGGCCCTGATCACCGGCGCCCGTCCGGGCGAGCTCTTCGAACTGCGCACCGCGGGCAACATCGTCCCGCCGTACACCTCCGACCGGCCGACCTCCGAGGCGGCCACCGTCGAGTACGCGGTGGACGTACTCGGCGTGTCCGAGATCGTGGTCTGCGGCCACTCGCACTGCGGCGCCGTCGGTGCGCTGGTGCGCGGCGAGGACCTGACCGCCGTACCGGCCGTACGCGACTGGCTCGCGCAGGCCGAACCCCCCTCCGACTCACCCGACGACGACCCGGCTGTGGCCGACGCGGTGCAGAACCATGTCCTCGCGCAACTGCTACGGCTCCGCGAATACCCCTGTGTGCAACGGGCCATGGCGGCAGGTCAACTGCGTTTGCACGGCTGGTACTACGAGGTCCACACCGGCGCCGTACGCGCGCACGCGCCGGACACCGACTCCTTCGAGGCGCTGTGA
- a CDS encoding BRCT domain-containing protein, which produces MAGMTTPAAVIVDAAAYAQAVEDAVKASAELIERAGGRSSSSVSKKTTLVVAGEGAGSKRAKAETLGIRLATPDEFATLIADFID; this is translated from the coding sequence ATGGCGGGCATGACAACACCTGCTGCAGTGATCGTGGATGCCGCCGCCTACGCGCAGGCGGTCGAGGACGCGGTGAAGGCGTCGGCCGAGCTCATAGAACGCGCCGGCGGCCGCTCCTCCTCCAGCGTCTCCAAGAAGACCACCCTGGTCGTCGCCGGAGAAGGCGCCGGATCCAAACGCGCCAAGGCCGAAACCCTCGGCATCCGCCTGGCCACCCCCGACGAATTCGCCACCCTCATCGCCGACTTCATCGACTGA
- the zapE gene encoding cell division protein ZapE, whose translation MSSSTTASGIDPIAEAAPLSLCAREPHVPADRLVAEMVPPPRFDSVRFATYIPDPNQPSQTEAVHVLSSFAAGLGGAHAVGGGKRRLFGFGKAPKTPTGPRGVYLDGGYGVGKTHLLASLWHATPAEPALKAFGTFVELTNLVGALGFQKTVQTLSGHRLLCIDEFELDDPGDTVLVSTLLGKLVDAGVALAATSNTLPGKLGEGRFASADFLREIQGLSAHFRPLRIDGEDYRHRGLPEAPAPFSDEQVTKTAYATGGASLDDFPHLLDHLARVHPSRYGALTDGVRAVCLTDVQPVPDQSTALRLVVLADRLYDREVPVLASGMPFDKLFSEEMLNGGYRKKYFRAISRLTALARDAEGLVKG comes from the coding sequence GTGTCGTCCTCCACCACCGCCTCCGGGATCGACCCGATAGCCGAAGCGGCCCCGCTGTCCCTGTGCGCCCGCGAGCCGCACGTCCCCGCCGACCGACTGGTCGCCGAGATGGTGCCGCCGCCGCGCTTCGACTCGGTCCGCTTCGCCACATACATCCCGGACCCGAACCAGCCGAGCCAGACCGAGGCCGTGCACGTCCTCAGCAGCTTCGCGGCCGGTCTCGGCGGGGCGCACGCGGTCGGCGGCGGCAAGCGCCGGCTGTTCGGCTTCGGCAAGGCCCCGAAGACGCCCACCGGCCCCCGTGGCGTCTACCTCGACGGCGGCTACGGCGTCGGCAAGACCCACCTGCTCGCCTCCCTCTGGCACGCGACCCCGGCCGAGCCCGCGCTCAAGGCGTTCGGCACCTTCGTGGAGCTGACGAACCTGGTCGGCGCGCTCGGCTTCCAGAAGACCGTGCAGACGCTCTCGGGTCACCGTCTCCTCTGCATCGACGAGTTCGAACTCGACGACCCCGGCGACACCGTCCTCGTCTCCACGCTGCTCGGCAAGCTGGTCGACGCGGGCGTCGCGCTCGCCGCCACCTCGAACACGCTGCCGGGCAAGCTCGGCGAGGGCCGGTTCGCGTCCGCCGACTTCCTGCGCGAGATCCAGGGCCTGTCCGCCCACTTCCGGCCGCTGCGCATCGACGGCGAGGACTACCGCCATCGCGGGCTGCCCGAGGCCCCGGCGCCGTTCTCCGACGAGCAGGTCACCAAGACGGCGTACGCGACCGGCGGCGCGTCCCTCGACGACTTCCCGCACCTGCTCGACCACCTGGCGCGCGTCCACCCCAGCCGGTACGGCGCCCTGACGGACGGCGTCAGGGCCGTCTGCCTCACCGACGTCCAGCCGGTTCCGGACCAGTCGACCGCGCTGCGGCTCGTCGTGCTCGCCGACCGCCTGTACGACCGCGAGGTGCCGGTCCTCGCCTCCGGGATGCCCTTCGACAAGCTGTTCAGCGAGGAGATGCTGAACGGCGGCTACCGCAAGAAGTACTTCCGCGCGATATCCCGGCTCACGGCGCTGGCGCGGGACGCCGAGGGGCTCGTGAAGGGATAG
- a CDS encoding YbhN family protein — MSLLPLDELPGPLPAQAPVRSPSAARLAGRALSLLPLLLIGAWAAVDWHAVSDGAARLASADPWWLLSGLFFTCLGWVVAAVVRQGAIPERLPPGPLLASQFAAGAANHVLPASIGAHAVTLRFLQRQGIPLARATASLALYSLIKPIAKTLVLLVFLVAFPDLLRLGQLVPDERTLLLIAGGVTIGLTAPALLITVVRPLRRPVLNLVRTALTDVRLLHSRPSRVLALWGGAAIAPVLQASVIASVGASLGLPLSWPQVVFAFLAASTAVGAVPAPGGIGPVDAALVFTMVALGAPLDLSTATVIGYRVLTIWLPLLPGALVLSALVHRKVL, encoded by the coding sequence GTGTCCCTGCTCCCGCTCGATGAACTCCCCGGGCCGCTCCCCGCCCAAGCCCCCGTCCGCTCCCCCTCCGCCGCACGCCTCGCCGGCCGGGCGCTGAGCCTGCTTCCGCTCCTGCTGATCGGAGCGTGGGCGGCGGTCGACTGGCACGCCGTGTCCGACGGCGCCGCCCGGCTGGCCTCCGCCGATCCCTGGTGGCTGCTTTCCGGGCTCTTCTTCACCTGCCTGGGCTGGGTGGTCGCCGCGGTCGTCCGACAGGGGGCCATACCGGAAAGGCTTCCGCCGGGGCCGCTGCTCGCGTCGCAGTTCGCCGCCGGCGCCGCCAACCATGTGCTTCCGGCGAGCATCGGCGCCCATGCCGTCACCCTGCGCTTCCTGCAGCGCCAGGGCATCCCCCTCGCGCGGGCCACCGCCTCGCTCGCCCTGTACTCGCTGATCAAACCGATCGCGAAGACGCTGGTGCTCCTCGTCTTCCTCGTGGCCTTCCCCGACCTGCTGCGACTCGGTCAACTCGTGCCGGACGAACGGACGTTGCTCCTGATCGCCGGGGGCGTGACCATCGGCCTGACCGCGCCGGCCCTGCTCATCACGGTGGTGCGGCCGCTGCGTCGACCCGTCCTCAACCTCGTACGTACCGCTCTGACCGACGTACGGCTGCTGCACTCCCGGCCCAGCCGCGTCCTCGCCCTCTGGGGTGGGGCGGCCATCGCCCCGGTTCTCCAGGCGAGCGTGATCGCCTCGGTCGGGGCCTCGCTCGGCCTTCCGCTGTCCTGGCCGCAGGTGGTCTTCGCGTTCCTCGCCGCCAGCACCGCGGTCGGAGCAGTGCCCGCGCCGGGCGGCATCGGCCCCGTGGACGCTGCGCTCGTATTCACCATGGTCGCGCTGGGCGCCCCCCTGGACCTGTCCACGGCGACCGTCATCGGCTACCGCGTCCTGACGATCTGGCTGCCCCTGCTGCCGGGCGCGCTGGTGCTCTCGGCCCTGGTCCACCGCAAGGTGCTGTGA
- a CDS encoding pyrimidine reductase family protein: protein MRRLFPVTYETAAQASGGPPEADVTDREWGLGELAEAYAYPDRREPWLRGNMVSTLDGAAQHDGRSQPISSATDMRIFGVLRGLADVVIVGAETVRQEGYRPARAREAFAELREAAGQGPAPAIAVVTASLDLDFSLPLFTSPLVPTLVLTGAAAAPDRVAAAEKAGAQVVIAGDGMGVDPARAVRALGDLGLTRLLTEGGPRLLGQFVAGGVLDELCLTVSPMLAAGDAQRIAGGPSMAVPARFELVSLLEEAGFLYSRYRRS from the coding sequence ATGCGACGCCTGTTCCCTGTGACCTACGAAACAGCAGCCCAGGCCTCGGGCGGGCCCCCTGAGGCGGATGTGACGGACAGAGAGTGGGGGCTCGGGGAACTGGCGGAGGCCTACGCCTATCCCGACCGACGTGAGCCCTGGCTGCGCGGCAACATGGTCTCCACGCTCGACGGCGCCGCCCAGCACGACGGGCGCTCGCAGCCCATCTCCAGCGCCACCGACATGCGGATCTTCGGGGTGCTCAGGGGGCTCGCCGATGTCGTGATCGTCGGCGCGGAAACGGTACGGCAGGAGGGTTATCGCCCGGCACGCGCGCGTGAGGCCTTCGCGGAGCTCCGGGAGGCGGCCGGTCAGGGCCCCGCACCCGCCATCGCCGTGGTCACCGCGAGCCTCGACCTGGACTTCTCGCTGCCGCTCTTCACCTCGCCCCTGGTGCCCACACTGGTGCTCACGGGTGCCGCGGCGGCTCCCGACCGGGTCGCGGCGGCCGAGAAGGCGGGCGCCCAGGTGGTGATCGCCGGGGACGGGATGGGGGTGGACCCCGCCCGTGCCGTACGGGCCCTCGGGGATCTCGGCCTGACCCGGCTGCTGACCGAGGGCGGGCCCCGTCTGCTCGGTCAGTTCGTCGCGGGGGGAGTGCTCGACGAGCTCTGCCTGACCGTGTCGCCGATGCTCGCCGCGGGTGACGCGCAGCGCATCGCCGGGGGGCCCTCGATGGCGGTCCCGGCGAGGTTCGAACTCGTGTCCCTGCTGGAGGAGGCCGGGTTCCTGTACAGCCGATACCGTCGGTCCTGA
- a CDS encoding TetR/AcrR family transcriptional regulator, whose product MTTRSARSGKTTGRPVAFDRDVALEAALKEFWRYGYDGTSIAMLTAAMDIRPPSLYGAFGDKRALFRECVRLYSEKYGAFVARALAEEPTAFRAVERLLRESAAMYTDRTHPPGCLIISATAAHGPGSAEVAEELRAGRMAFKQVLADRIAEDVRTGRLPADTDVAALATFCAATQQGMSRQAQDGAGRADLEGVAALAMRAWPAC is encoded by the coding sequence ATGACCACTCGAAGTGCTCGCTCCGGCAAGACGACGGGACGGCCCGTCGCGTTCGATCGGGACGTGGCGCTGGAGGCAGCGCTGAAGGAGTTCTGGCGGTACGGGTACGACGGAACGTCCATCGCGATGCTGACGGCTGCGATGGACATCCGGCCGCCGAGTCTGTACGGGGCGTTCGGTGACAAGCGCGCGTTGTTCCGCGAGTGTGTGCGGCTCTACTCGGAGAAGTACGGGGCGTTCGTCGCACGGGCGCTGGCCGAGGAACCCACCGCCTTCCGGGCCGTCGAACGTCTGCTGCGCGAGTCCGCCGCCATGTACACCGACCGGACTCATCCGCCCGGCTGCCTGATCATCAGTGCGACGGCGGCGCACGGGCCGGGCAGCGCCGAGGTTGCCGAGGAGTTGCGGGCGGGGCGTATGGCGTTCAAGCAGGTCCTCGCCGACCGGATCGCCGAGGACGTGCGGACGGGACGGTTGCCCGCCGACACCGACGTGGCCGCCCTCGCCACCTTCTGCGCGGCCACCCAGCAGGGCATGTCGCGACAGGCCCAGGACGGCGCCGGCCGCGCGGACCTCGAAGGGGTCGCGGCCCTGGCGATGCGCGCCTGGCCCGCCTGCTGA
- a CDS encoding indole-3-glycerol phosphate synthase, with product MFTSVLMIEKALTSADVEFVTTLHGDETVAFHVLLQPRGDQADRLLRAIDDVALGELDEAAHERETPEGEDAVGQGQQALDVSLLALRSAGSEAEGRLIEDHPLDALKALVDEIDADEVIVLTDPHYVEEFFHRDWASRARHKVGVPVLKLFSHSKA from the coding sequence GTGTTCACAAGCGTATTGATGATCGAGAAGGCCCTGACGTCCGCCGACGTGGAGTTCGTCACCACCTTGCACGGCGACGAGACGGTCGCCTTCCATGTGCTGCTCCAGCCCCGTGGGGACCAGGCGGACCGGCTGCTGCGGGCCATCGACGACGTCGCGCTCGGTGAGCTGGACGAGGCGGCCCACGAGCGCGAGACACCGGAGGGCGAGGATGCGGTCGGACAAGGGCAGCAGGCCCTCGACGTGTCTCTGCTGGCCCTGCGCTCGGCCGGCAGCGAGGCCGAGGGCCGGCTCATCGAGGACCATCCGCTGGACGCCCTGAAGGCCCTGGTCGACGAGATCGACGCAGACGAGGTCATCGTGCTGACCGACCCCCACTATGTGGAAGAGTTCTTCCACCGCGACTGGGCCTCCCGGGCCCGCCACAAGGTGGGTGTGCCGGTGCTGAAGCTGTTCTCGCACAGCAAGGCGTAG
- a CDS encoding SpoIIE family protein phosphatase: MVTLPGDGERATTAGDAMAVVDARGIVTGWSEGARLLTGYAAQEITGRPVAELIDGGADTAWRELRESGGAVVAVRLRDGRRTELALRVCPLRSDDGEPGGYVITAAPDDGSRALGELAFRQSSMSMSIFDTEQRYLRMNDTACRIMDQAEAEVLGRFFPDTVENAEHSRGFLRHLRKVVETGRPVHYESWTRAPSGTRMHAWNTEMWPLRDPSGQLLGVALAAFDSSEQHLARQRLALLNKAATSIGTRLDVIHTARELAELAVPQLADFASVDLLDSVLEGEEPAAGPVVGDLQLRRVAHHSRTAGVPEAAIDLGAADVYPPASPPARALATGVAVLTRTGEADLDTWLARHDDRAAKLRESDNREFSLMAVPLVARGTTLGVAVLVRLLTLRSPDPFDQDDVSLARELASRAAVCVDNARRYTREHTTALALQRSLLPQVVAGQAAVEFASRYLPALSRAGVGGDWFDVIPLSGTRVALVVGDVVGHGIHASVTMGRLRTAVWTLADVDLPPDELLTHLDDLVGHLAADESGMGGEIGATCLYALYDPVARRCTIASAGHPPPAVLYPDGAVEVVGVSSGPVLGVGGLPFESTELDLPEGAVLALYTDGLIEARDLDVDAGTAALCAALTAPARNLEDACDNVLGALLPERPADDVALLLARTRALDTAQVAVWDLPADPAVVATARQYATERLTDWGLDEAAFVTELVVSELVTNAIRYGGAPIQLRLIRDRTLICEVSDASSTSPHLRRARTYDEGGRGLLLVAQLTDRWGTRPTGTGKTIWAEQPLPVQ, from the coding sequence ATGGTGACATTGCCGGGCGATGGGGAGCGGGCGACCACGGCCGGTGACGCCATGGCGGTGGTCGACGCACGCGGAATCGTCACGGGCTGGAGCGAGGGCGCGCGTCTGCTGACGGGGTACGCCGCGCAGGAGATCACCGGGCGGCCGGTGGCCGAGCTGATCGACGGGGGCGCCGACACGGCCTGGCGGGAGCTGCGGGAGAGCGGCGGCGCGGTGGTGGCCGTACGGCTGCGCGACGGGCGGCGGACGGAGCTGGCGCTGCGGGTGTGCCCGCTGCGGAGCGACGACGGGGAGCCGGGGGGATACGTGATCACCGCGGCGCCTGACGACGGGAGCCGCGCGCTGGGCGAGCTGGCGTTCAGGCAGTCGTCGATGTCGATGTCGATCTTCGACACCGAGCAGCGGTATCTGCGGATGAATGACACGGCGTGCCGGATCATGGACCAGGCGGAGGCGGAGGTCCTCGGCCGCTTCTTCCCGGACACCGTGGAGAACGCGGAGCACAGCCGCGGATTCCTGCGCCATCTGCGGAAGGTCGTCGAGACGGGACGGCCGGTGCACTACGAGAGCTGGACCCGCGCGCCCTCGGGGACGCGGATGCACGCGTGGAACACCGAGATGTGGCCACTGCGGGACCCCTCCGGGCAGTTGCTCGGGGTGGCGCTGGCCGCGTTCGACAGCAGCGAGCAGCACCTGGCCAGGCAGCGGCTGGCGCTGCTGAACAAGGCCGCCACCAGCATCGGTACGCGGCTGGACGTGATCCACACCGCCCGGGAGCTGGCCGAACTTGCGGTGCCCCAGCTGGCGGACTTCGCCAGCGTGGACCTCTTGGACTCGGTGCTCGAGGGCGAAGAACCCGCCGCCGGCCCGGTCGTCGGCGATCTGCAGCTGCGCCGCGTCGCACACCACTCCCGCACCGCCGGTGTGCCCGAGGCGGCGATCGACCTGGGCGCCGCGGACGTCTATCCGCCCGCCTCACCGCCGGCCCGCGCGCTGGCCACCGGCGTCGCGGTGCTCACCAGAACCGGCGAAGCGGACCTCGACACCTGGCTCGCGCGGCACGACGACCGGGCCGCCAAACTGCGGGAGAGCGACAACAGGGAATTCTCACTGATGGCCGTACCGCTGGTGGCGCGCGGTACGACCCTCGGGGTGGCGGTCCTCGTACGGCTGCTCACCCTGCGCAGCCCCGATCCCTTCGACCAGGACGACGTGTCCCTGGCGCGGGAGCTGGCCAGCCGCGCCGCCGTCTGCGTGGACAACGCCCGCCGGTACACCCGGGAGCACACGACCGCGCTGGCCCTGCAGCGCAGTCTGCTGCCGCAGGTCGTGGCGGGGCAGGCGGCGGTCGAGTTCGCCTCCCGCTACCTTCCGGCGCTGTCCCGGGCGGGCGTGGGCGGCGACTGGTTCGACGTGATCCCGCTGTCCGGCACCCGGGTGGCGCTGGTGGTCGGAGACGTCGTCGGACACGGCATCCACGCCTCCGTCACGATGGGACGGCTGCGTACGGCGGTGTGGACGCTGGCCGATGTCGACCTGCCCCCGGACGAGCTGCTCACCCACCTCGACGATCTGGTCGGGCACTTGGCGGCCGATGAGAGCGGAATGGGCGGCGAGATCGGTGCCACCTGTCTGTACGCGCTGTACGACCCGGTCGCCCGCCGCTGCACGATCGCCTCGGCCGGGCACCCGCCGCCCGCCGTGCTGTACCCGGACGGAGCCGTCGAGGTCGTCGGGGTGAGCTCGGGGCCGGTGCTCGGCGTCGGCGGCCTCCCGTTCGAGTCCACCGAGTTGGACCTGCCCGAAGGCGCCGTACTCGCCCTCTACACGGACGGTCTCATCGAGGCCCGCGACCTCGACGTGGACGCGGGCACCGCCGCGCTGTGCGCCGCCCTGACGGCCCCGGCCAGGAATCTGGAGGACGCCTGCGACAACGTGCTGGGGGCCCTGCTCCCGGAGCGTCCCGCCGACGACGTGGCGCTGCTGCTGGCCCGTACCCGCGCCCTGGACACCGCGCAGGTCGCCGTCTGGGACCTGCCCGCCGACCCGGCGGTGGTGGCCACCGCCCGGCAGTACGCCACCGAGCGGCTCACCGACTGGGGGCTCGACGAGGCCGCGTTCGTCACCGAACTCGTCGTCAGCGAACTGGTCACCAACGCCATCCGCTACGGCGGCGCCCCCATCCAGCTCCGGCTCATCCGCGACCGCACCCTCATCTGCGAGGTCTCCGACGCCAGCAGCACCTCGCCCCACCTGCGCCGGGCCCGCACCTACGACGAGGGCGGCCGCGGCCTCCTCCTCGTCGCCCAACTCACCGACCGCTGGGGCACCCGCCCGACGGGCACCGGAAAGACGATCTGGGCGGAGCAGCCGCTTCCCGTCCAGTAG
- a CDS encoding SDR family NAD(P)-dependent oxidoreductase: MSRRRDLLVNNAGTTRFIPLDDLDAVDADTWRAILDISVIGTWQVTAAAVPHLKASGSATIINISSVSGSRALGSSIPYGVSKAAVNHLTRMLAATLGPEIRVNAIAPGLIETPWYDEAPDILEDSREWVAVHTPLRRAGTRRMWPRPPSPWCAPPTRPGMCSPWTAAATWSDGASAMPARSRPVVAPMTARSVVTVTLSG; the protein is encoded by the coding sequence GTGAGCCGAAGGCGCGACTTACTCGTCAACAACGCGGGAACCACGCGCTTCATCCCCCTCGACGATCTCGACGCCGTCGACGCCGACACCTGGCGGGCCATCCTCGACATCAGCGTCATCGGCACCTGGCAGGTGACCGCCGCCGCCGTCCCGCATCTGAAGGCGTCCGGTTCGGCGACGATCATCAATATCTCGTCCGTCTCCGGAAGCCGGGCCCTTGGCAGTTCGATCCCGTACGGAGTGAGCAAGGCGGCCGTCAACCACCTGACACGCATGCTCGCGGCCACCCTCGGCCCCGAGATCCGGGTCAACGCCATCGCCCCGGGCCTGATCGAGACGCCCTGGTACGACGAGGCACCCGACATCCTCGAGGACTCGCGCGAGTGGGTCGCTGTCCACACACCCCTACGCCGGGCCGGCACACGGAGGATGTGGCCGAGGCCGCCCTCGCCCTGGTGCGCGCCACCTACACGACCGGGGATGTGCTCTCCCTGGACGGCGGCCGCCACGTGGTCTGACGGCGCCTCGGCCATGCCTGCGAGGTCGAGACCGGTAGTAGCCCCCATGACAGCGAGATCTGTAGTGACCGTTACGCTGTCGGGATGA